The Chlorocebus sabaeus isolate Y175 chromosome 18, mChlSab1.0.hap1, whole genome shotgun sequence genome window below encodes:
- the DSC2 gene encoding desmocollin-2 isoform X2, giving the protein MAAARPSGSWSGALCRLLLLTLAILIFASDACKNVTLHVPSKLDAEKLIGRVNLKECFTAANLIHSSDPDFQILEDGSVYTTNTILLSSEKRSFTILLSNTENQEKKKIFVFLEHQTKVLKKRQTKETVLRRTKRRWAPIPCSMLENSLGPFPLFLQQVQSDTAQNYTIYYSISGPGVDQEPRNLFYVERDTGNLYCTRSVDREQYESFEIIAFATTPDGYTPELPLRLIIKIEDENDNSPIFTEETYTFTIFENCRVGTTVGQVYATDKDEPDTMHTRLKYSIIGQVPPSPTLFFMHPTTGVITTTSSQLDRELIDKYQLKIKVQDMDGQYFGLQTTSTCIINIDDVNDHLPTFTRTSYVASVEENTVDVEILRVTVEDKDLVNTANWRANYTILKGNENGNFKIVTDTKTNEGILCVVKPLNYEEKQQVILQIGVVNEAPFSREASSRSAMSTATVTVNVRDQDEGPECNPPIQTVRMNENAAVGTTSNGYKAYDPETRSSSGIRYKKLTDPTGWVTVDENTGSIRVFRSLDREAETIRNGIYNITVLASDQAGRTCTGTLGIILQDVNDNGPFIPKKTVIICKPTMSSAEIVAVDPDEPINGPPFDFTLESSTSDIQRIWRLNKINDTAARLSYQNDPAFGSYVVPVTVSDRLGMSSVTSLDVVLCDCITENDCTHRADPRIGGGGVQLGKWAILAILLGIALLFCILFTLVCGASGISKQPKVIPDDLAQQNLIVSNTEAPGDDKVYSANGFTTQTVGASTQGVCGTMGSGVKNGGQETIEMVKGGHQTLESCRGAGHHHTLDSCRGGHTEVDNCRYTYSEWHSFTQPRLGEESVRGHTLIKN; this is encoded by the exons ATGGCGGCAGCCCGCCCCTCCGGCTCCTGGAGCGGAGCCCTCTGCCGGCTGCTCCTGctgaccctcgcg attttaatatttGCCAGTGATGCCTGCAAAAATGTGACATTACATGTTCCCTCCAAACTAGATGCTGAGAAACTTATTGGTAGAG TTAACCTGAAAGAGTGCTTTACAGCTGCAAATCTAATTCATTCAAGTGATCCTGACTTCCAAATTTTGGAAGATGGTTCAGTCTATACAACAAATACTATTCTATTGTCCTCGGAGAAGAGAAGTTTTACCATATTACTTTCCAACACTgagaaccaagaaaagaagaaaatatttgtctttttggagCATCAAACAAAG GTCctaaagaaaagacaaactaaAGAAACAGTTCTAAGGCGCACCAAGAGAAGATGGGCTCCCATTCCTTGTTCGATGCTAGAAAATTCCTTGGGTCCTTTTCCGCTTTTCCTTCAACAG GTTCAATCTGACACAGCCCAAAACTATACCATATACTATTCCATAAGCGGTCCTGGAGTTGACCAAGAACCTCGGAATTTATTTTATGTGGAGAGAGACACCGGAAACTTGTATTGTACTCGTTCTGTAGATCGTGAGCAGTATGAATCTTTTGAG ATCATTGCCTTTGCAACAACTCCAGATGGGTATACCCCAGAACTTCCATTGCGCCTAATAATCAAAATAGAGGATGAAAACGATAACTCCCCAATTTTTACAGAAGAAACTTATACTtttacaatttttgaaaattgcagAGTGG GCACTACTGTGGGACAAGTGTATGCAACTGACAAAGATGAGCCTGACACAATGCACACACGCCTGAAGTACTCCATCATTGGGCAGGTGCCACCATCACCCACCCTATTTTTTATGCATCCAACTACAGGTGTGATCACCACAACATCATCTCAGCTAGACAGAGAG ttaattGACAAATACCAgttgaaaataaaagtacaagACATGGATGGTCAATATTTTGGTCTACAGACAACTTCAACTTGTATCATTAATATTGATGATGTAAATGACCACTTGCCAACATTTACTCGTACTTCT tatgtGGCATCAGTGGAAGAAAATACAGTTGATGTGGAAATTTTACGAGTTACTGTTGAGGATAAGGACTTAGTGAATACTGCTAATTGGAGAGCTAATTATACCATTTTAAAGGgcaatgaaaatggaaattttaaaattgtaacagATACCAAAACCAATGAAGGAATTCTCTGTGTAGTTAAG CCATTGAATTATGAAGAAAAGCAACAGGTGATCCTGCAAATTGGTGTAGTTAATGAAGCTCCATTTTCCAGAGAGGCTAGTTCAAGATCAGCCATGAGCACAGCAACAGTTACTGTTAATGTACGGGATCAGGATGAGGGCCCTGAGTGTAACCCTCCAATACAGACTGTTCGCATGAATGAAAATGCAGCAGTGGGAACAACAAGCAATGGATATAAAGCATATGACCCAGAAACAAGAAGTAGCAGTGGCATAAG GTATAAGAAATTAACCGATCCAACAGGGTGGGTCACCGTTGATGAAAATACAGGATCAATCAGAGTTTTCAGAAGCCTGGATAGAGAGGCAGAGACCATCAGAAATGGCATATATAATATTACAGTCCTTGCATCAGACCAAG cAGGGAGAACATGTACAGGGACACTGGGCATTATCCTTCAAGACGTGAATGATAACGGCCCTTTCATACCTAAGAAGACAGTGATCATCTGCAAACCCACTATGTCATCTGCGGAGATTGTTGCGGTTGATCCTGATGAGCCCATCAATGGCCCACCCTTTGACTTTACTCTGGAGAGTTCTACTTCAGACATACAGAGAATATGGAGACTGAACAAAATTAatg atACAGCAGCACGTCTTTCCTATCAGAATGACCCTGCATTTGGCTCATATGTAGTACCTGTAACAGTGAGCGATAGACTTGGCATGTCTAGTGTCACTTCATTGGATGTTGTACTGTGTGACTGCATTACCGAAAATGACTGCACACATCGTGCAGATCCAAGGATTGGCGGTGGTGGAGTACAACTTGGAAAGTGGGCCATCCTTGCAATATTGTTGGGCATAGCATTGCTCTTTT gCATCCTGTTTACGCTAGTCTGTGGGGCTTCTGGGATATCTAAACAACCGAAAGTAATTCCTGATGATTTAGCCCAGCAGAACCTAATTGTATCAAACACAGAAGCTCCTGGAGATGACAAAGTG tATTCTGCAAATGGCTTCACAACCCAAACTGTGGGTGCTTCTACTCAGGGAGTTTGTGGCACCATGGGATCAGGAGTCAAAAACGGAGGTCAGGAGACCATTGAAATGGTGAAAGGAGGACATCAGACCTTGGAATCCTGCCGGGGTGCTGGGCACCATCACACCCTGGACTCCTGCAGGGGAGGACACACGGAGGTGGACAACTGCAGATACACCTACTCGGAGTGGCACAGTTTCACTCAGCCCCGTCTCGGTGAA GAATCCGTTAGAGGACACACTctgattaaaaattaa
- the DSC2 gene encoding desmocollin-2 isoform X1 — MAAARPSGSWSGALCRLLLLTLAILIFASDACKNVTLHVPSKLDAEKLIGRVNLKECFTAANLIHSSDPDFQILEDGSVYTTNTILLSSEKRSFTILLSNTENQEKKKIFVFLEHQTKVLKKRQTKETVLRRTKRRWAPIPCSMLENSLGPFPLFLQQVQSDTAQNYTIYYSISGPGVDQEPRNLFYVERDTGNLYCTRSVDREQYESFEIIAFATTPDGYTPELPLRLIIKIEDENDNSPIFTEETYTFTIFENCRVGTTVGQVYATDKDEPDTMHTRLKYSIIGQVPPSPTLFFMHPTTGVITTTSSQLDRELIDKYQLKIKVQDMDGQYFGLQTTSTCIINIDDVNDHLPTFTRTSYVASVEENTVDVEILRVTVEDKDLVNTANWRANYTILKGNENGNFKIVTDTKTNEGILCVVKPLNYEEKQQVILQIGVVNEAPFSREASSRSAMSTATVTVNVRDQDEGPECNPPIQTVRMNENAAVGTTSNGYKAYDPETRSSSGIRYKKLTDPTGWVTVDENTGSIRVFRSLDREAETIRNGIYNITVLASDQAGRTCTGTLGIILQDVNDNGPFIPKKTVIICKPTMSSAEIVAVDPDEPINGPPFDFTLESSTSDIQRIWRLNKINDTAARLSYQNDPAFGSYVVPVTVSDRLGMSSVTSLDVVLCDCITENDCTHRADPRIGGGGVQLGKWAILAILLGIALLFCILFTLVCGASGISKQPKVIPDDLAQQNLIVSNTEAPGDDKVYSANGFTTQTVGASTQGVCGTMGSGVKNGGQETIEMVKGGHQTLESCRGAGHHHTLDSCRGGHTEVDNCRYTYSEWHSFTQPRLGEKVYLCNQDENHKHAQDYVLTYNYEGRGSVAGSVGCCSERQEEDGLEFLDNLEPKFRTLAEACMKR; from the exons ATGGCGGCAGCCCGCCCCTCCGGCTCCTGGAGCGGAGCCCTCTGCCGGCTGCTCCTGctgaccctcgcg attttaatatttGCCAGTGATGCCTGCAAAAATGTGACATTACATGTTCCCTCCAAACTAGATGCTGAGAAACTTATTGGTAGAG TTAACCTGAAAGAGTGCTTTACAGCTGCAAATCTAATTCATTCAAGTGATCCTGACTTCCAAATTTTGGAAGATGGTTCAGTCTATACAACAAATACTATTCTATTGTCCTCGGAGAAGAGAAGTTTTACCATATTACTTTCCAACACTgagaaccaagaaaagaagaaaatatttgtctttttggagCATCAAACAAAG GTCctaaagaaaagacaaactaaAGAAACAGTTCTAAGGCGCACCAAGAGAAGATGGGCTCCCATTCCTTGTTCGATGCTAGAAAATTCCTTGGGTCCTTTTCCGCTTTTCCTTCAACAG GTTCAATCTGACACAGCCCAAAACTATACCATATACTATTCCATAAGCGGTCCTGGAGTTGACCAAGAACCTCGGAATTTATTTTATGTGGAGAGAGACACCGGAAACTTGTATTGTACTCGTTCTGTAGATCGTGAGCAGTATGAATCTTTTGAG ATCATTGCCTTTGCAACAACTCCAGATGGGTATACCCCAGAACTTCCATTGCGCCTAATAATCAAAATAGAGGATGAAAACGATAACTCCCCAATTTTTACAGAAGAAACTTATACTtttacaatttttgaaaattgcagAGTGG GCACTACTGTGGGACAAGTGTATGCAACTGACAAAGATGAGCCTGACACAATGCACACACGCCTGAAGTACTCCATCATTGGGCAGGTGCCACCATCACCCACCCTATTTTTTATGCATCCAACTACAGGTGTGATCACCACAACATCATCTCAGCTAGACAGAGAG ttaattGACAAATACCAgttgaaaataaaagtacaagACATGGATGGTCAATATTTTGGTCTACAGACAACTTCAACTTGTATCATTAATATTGATGATGTAAATGACCACTTGCCAACATTTACTCGTACTTCT tatgtGGCATCAGTGGAAGAAAATACAGTTGATGTGGAAATTTTACGAGTTACTGTTGAGGATAAGGACTTAGTGAATACTGCTAATTGGAGAGCTAATTATACCATTTTAAAGGgcaatgaaaatggaaattttaaaattgtaacagATACCAAAACCAATGAAGGAATTCTCTGTGTAGTTAAG CCATTGAATTATGAAGAAAAGCAACAGGTGATCCTGCAAATTGGTGTAGTTAATGAAGCTCCATTTTCCAGAGAGGCTAGTTCAAGATCAGCCATGAGCACAGCAACAGTTACTGTTAATGTACGGGATCAGGATGAGGGCCCTGAGTGTAACCCTCCAATACAGACTGTTCGCATGAATGAAAATGCAGCAGTGGGAACAACAAGCAATGGATATAAAGCATATGACCCAGAAACAAGAAGTAGCAGTGGCATAAG GTATAAGAAATTAACCGATCCAACAGGGTGGGTCACCGTTGATGAAAATACAGGATCAATCAGAGTTTTCAGAAGCCTGGATAGAGAGGCAGAGACCATCAGAAATGGCATATATAATATTACAGTCCTTGCATCAGACCAAG cAGGGAGAACATGTACAGGGACACTGGGCATTATCCTTCAAGACGTGAATGATAACGGCCCTTTCATACCTAAGAAGACAGTGATCATCTGCAAACCCACTATGTCATCTGCGGAGATTGTTGCGGTTGATCCTGATGAGCCCATCAATGGCCCACCCTTTGACTTTACTCTGGAGAGTTCTACTTCAGACATACAGAGAATATGGAGACTGAACAAAATTAatg atACAGCAGCACGTCTTTCCTATCAGAATGACCCTGCATTTGGCTCATATGTAGTACCTGTAACAGTGAGCGATAGACTTGGCATGTCTAGTGTCACTTCATTGGATGTTGTACTGTGTGACTGCATTACCGAAAATGACTGCACACATCGTGCAGATCCAAGGATTGGCGGTGGTGGAGTACAACTTGGAAAGTGGGCCATCCTTGCAATATTGTTGGGCATAGCATTGCTCTTTT gCATCCTGTTTACGCTAGTCTGTGGGGCTTCTGGGATATCTAAACAACCGAAAGTAATTCCTGATGATTTAGCCCAGCAGAACCTAATTGTATCAAACACAGAAGCTCCTGGAGATGACAAAGTG tATTCTGCAAATGGCTTCACAACCCAAACTGTGGGTGCTTCTACTCAGGGAGTTTGTGGCACCATGGGATCAGGAGTCAAAAACGGAGGTCAGGAGACCATTGAAATGGTGAAAGGAGGACATCAGACCTTGGAATCCTGCCGGGGTGCTGGGCACCATCACACCCTGGACTCCTGCAGGGGAGGACACACGGAGGTGGACAACTGCAGATACACCTACTCGGAGTGGCACAGTTTCACTCAGCCCCGTCTCGGTGAA AAGGTGTATCTGTGTAATCAAGATGAAAATCACAAGCATGCCCAAGACTATGTCCTGACCTACAACTATGAAGGAAGAGGATCGGTGGCTGGGTCTGTAGGGTGTTGCAGTGAACGACAAGAAGAAGATGGGCTTGAATTTTTGGATAATTTGGAGCCCAAATTTAGGACACTAGCAGAAGCATGCATGAAGAGATGA